The Sulfurospirillum halorespirans DSM 13726 genome has a window encoding:
- a CDS encoding methyl-accepting chemotaxis protein yields MRKGIGLKIGLTLIPLLLGSFIVLQFFIVGEFKKSSQMQSENNLNLLSQSVFQTVRAAMNLGDRALIEKSLQEAGAMKGIKELKIHQSQAVIDTFGIDAKLSTDTAVVNIFKNPTHHNITLDDEKGHRLRLLKPLIAEPDCLACHATSQKGDVLGVMDMTFSFAEIDAYIGDVSWKLVSIFSLSLLITSVLMMWVLKRVVGNPLEILLERVRDLSSGNGDLTARVKINSQDEMGEIAQSINIFIEKIQSIILSSQKISQNVEHTGEMLNSNAVAFSQGVVEQAQQIKMSFDLMKDIEADLDLSEELAIHTVEDNSSSFSVLETMSLSLNEVVQKINAASDSEQEMAHQIQSVVAQTEQIKGVLAMIKDIADQTNLLALNAAIEAARAGEHGRGFAVVADEVRKLAERTQKSLAEIDATIGVIVQGVTQLSSNMEVNAENISQISQNAFGVQSATEETKNRTLVSIDVSKKASKKVVEISHLTNQMMEQMKKTLSLSDNNEKIAGELSRISQTMLESSQSLDTTLSTFKA; encoded by the coding sequence ATGCGCAAAGGCATAGGTTTAAAAATAGGGTTAACGCTTATTCCTCTTTTATTGGGTAGTTTTATTGTTTTACAATTTTTCATCGTCGGTGAGTTTAAAAAATCATCTCAAATGCAAAGTGAAAATAATCTCAATTTGCTGAGCCAATCGGTTTTTCAGACCGTTCGTGCTGCCATGAACTTGGGAGATCGTGCTTTGATTGAAAAATCATTGCAAGAAGCGGGTGCGATGAAGGGGATCAAAGAGCTTAAGATTCACCAATCACAAGCGGTCATTGATACCTTTGGCATCGATGCCAAGCTTTCAACCGACACCGCCGTTGTGAATATTTTTAAAAATCCAACACATCACAATATAACGCTTGATGATGAGAAAGGGCACCGTTTACGACTTTTAAAACCTCTTATTGCTGAGCCTGATTGTTTAGCCTGCCATGCAACGTCTCAAAAAGGAGATGTTTTAGGGGTTATGGATATGACCTTTTCTTTTGCCGAAATTGATGCGTACATTGGTGATGTGAGTTGGAAATTGGTGAGTATCTTTTCCCTTTCATTGCTGATCACTTCGGTACTGATGATGTGGGTACTCAAACGTGTTGTGGGCAATCCTTTGGAGATTTTACTGGAGCGTGTGCGTGATCTTTCAAGTGGAAATGGCGATTTGACGGCGCGCGTGAAGATTAACAGTCAAGATGAAATGGGTGAGATTGCTCAGTCTATTAATATTTTTATTGAGAAAATCCAATCAATCATTTTAAGTTCACAAAAAATTTCACAAAACGTTGAACATACCGGCGAAATGCTCAATTCCAATGCGGTTGCCTTTTCCCAAGGTGTGGTGGAACAAGCTCAACAGATTAAAATGTCGTTTGATTTGATGAAAGACATTGAAGCCGATCTTGACCTCTCCGAAGAGCTTGCGATTCATACGGTTGAAGACAACAGCTCCTCGTTTAGTGTTTTAGAAACCATGAGTCTATCACTCAATGAAGTAGTGCAAAAAATCAATGCGGCGAGCGATTCTGAGCAAGAGATGGCACATCAGATTCAAAGTGTGGTGGCACAAACGGAGCAGATCAAAGGCGTGTTGGCAATGATCAAAGATATTGCCGATCAGACCAATTTGCTAGCCCTTAATGCCGCCATTGAAGCTGCGCGTGCAGGTGAACATGGTCGTGGATTTGCGGTTGTGGCGGATGAAGTGCGAAAACTGGCTGAACGTACCCAAAAATCATTGGCTGAGATTGACGCGACGATTGGGGTGATTGTTCAAGGTGTGACGCAGCTCAGTTCCAATATGGAAGTCAATGCTGAAAATATTAGTCAGATTTCCCAAAACGCATTTGGAGTTCAAAGTGCAACGGAAGAGACCAAAAATCGTACATTAGTCTCAATTGATGTCTCTAAAAAAGCCTCTAAAAAGGTCGTTGAAATCTCCCATCTGACCAATCAAATGATGGAACAGATGAAAAAAACATTGAGCTTATCCGATAACAATGAAAAAATTGCAGGGGAACTTTCTCGCATTTCTCAAACAATGCTTGAGTCTTCTCAGAGTCTTGATACGACGCTTTCAACCTTTAAAGCCTGA
- a CDS encoding DsbA family protein: MKKQTLIIASLFVLVLLFVGGSYLYKNADHSVSSEKTSALLRPYAYVLGNPNAKTTIVEFFDPACGTCKSFYPFVKNILKQNPDKLKLVLRYAPFHTDSYYVVAMIEAARLQGKYLEALEVIYKYQDKWASHGTPNIGLIWGFLPEVGIDIEKLKDDMKKPEIDALIKQDIEDTKTLGVKATPEFFVNGKPLVKFGKQELEELIASEL; encoded by the coding sequence ATGAAAAAACAGACCCTTATTATCGCTTCGCTCTTTGTTCTTGTGCTTCTTTTTGTCGGAGGAAGTTATCTGTATAAAAATGCTGACCATTCCGTTTCCAGCGAAAAAACGTCCGCTCTTTTGCGCCCTTACGCCTATGTTCTAGGCAATCCCAATGCCAAAACCACGATTGTCGAGTTTTTTGACCCCGCGTGCGGTACATGTAAAAGTTTTTACCCATTTGTCAAAAACATTCTCAAACAAAATCCTGACAAACTCAAACTGGTTCTTCGTTACGCTCCTTTTCACACCGACTCTTACTACGTCGTTGCCATGATCGAAGCGGCACGTTTGCAAGGCAAATACCTCGAAGCACTCGAAGTCATTTACAAATACCAAGACAAATGGGCAAGCCACGGCACGCCCAATATTGGACTGATTTGGGGATTTTTACCCGAAGTGGGAATTGACATCGAGAAATTAAAAGATGATATGAAAAAACCTGAGATTGATGCGCTCATTAAACAAGACATAGAAGACACCAAAACCCTAGGTGTCAAAGCAACCCCAGAGTTTTTTGTCAATGGCAAGCCACTGGTCAAATTTGGTAAACAAGAGTTAGAAGAGCTTATCGCCTCCGAACTCTAA
- a CDS encoding metal-sulfur cluster assembly factor yields the protein MITKEAVYAAIETVIDPEVGFDIVALGLIYDVKIDTKQVLVTMTLSTKGCPLHELIQQWTKDAVLTIEEVEMCEIEIVWEPAWNISMASERVKKELCG from the coding sequence ATGATAACAAAAGAAGCGGTTTACGCTGCCATTGAAACCGTCATAGACCCTGAAGTTGGGTTTGATATTGTCGCTTTAGGGCTGATTTACGATGTCAAAATTGACACTAAACAGGTATTGGTTACGATGACGCTCTCCACCAAAGGTTGCCCTCTGCATGAGCTGATTCAACAATGGACGAAAGATGCGGTTTTAACGATAGAAGAGGTGGAGATGTGCGAGATCGAAATCGTGTGGGAGCCTGCTTGGAATATCTCAATGGCAAGTGAACGTGTCAAAAAGGAACTGTGTGGTTAA
- a CDS encoding DnaJ domain-containing protein produces MTYIIIAVVIVVFYLLTKNYQTEAYQHINVDVKQTLRGDLAEHEAGLLVALMAKVAKADGRVCELEAELLKHTFSDIARVFENSESIREALKVIYEKEMQSFDNTLIVSQKYLKLTQNDYTKRLKVMEYLLNLAFIDNSFSQAELMITEDIAGALMIKRADFEKLIAAFEQFYANKASQAQMGIKNAYDVLGADPSEDMESIKKKYRALVKEYHPDILMGQGKDQSIIDAATTKLQEINEAYEMIKKEKN; encoded by the coding sequence ATGACCTATATTATTATTGCAGTCGTTATTGTAGTGTTTTATTTGTTAACAAAAAACTATCAAACTGAAGCGTATCAACACATCAATGTTGATGTAAAACAGACACTTAGAGGCGATTTGGCTGAGCATGAGGCTGGGCTTTTGGTTGCATTGATGGCAAAAGTCGCGAAGGCTGATGGCAGGGTTTGCGAACTGGAAGCGGAGCTTTTAAAGCATACGTTTAGTGATATCGCTCGTGTGTTTGAAAACAGTGAAAGCATTCGTGAAGCGCTTAAAGTAATCTATGAAAAAGAGATGCAAAGCTTTGATAACACGCTTATAGTTTCTCAAAAATACCTCAAACTCACCCAAAATGACTATACCAAACGTCTCAAAGTGATGGAGTATCTGCTCAATCTTGCTTTCATCGACAACAGTTTTTCGCAAGCGGAGCTGATGATCACCGAAGATATCGCGGGTGCACTCATGATCAAACGCGCTGATTTTGAAAAACTTATCGCTGCGTTTGAGCAATTTTACGCCAATAAAGCCTCCCAAGCGCAGATGGGAATAAAAAATGCCTATGACGTTTTAGGCGCAGATCCAAGCGAAGATATGGAGAGCATTAAGAAAAAGTACCGCGCTTTAGTCAAAGAGTACCATCCTGATATTTTAATGGGGCAGGGGAAAGATCAAAGCATCATTGATGCTGCAACGACAAAGCTTCAAGAGATTAATGAAGCGTATGAGATGATAAAAAAGGAAAAAAATTAG
- a CDS encoding disulfide oxidoreductase translates to MNQIQKSSNTLFTLLFFAWIVSMVATLGSLFFSEVMMFPPCVMCWYQRICMYPLAILFLVALFCNDKNVFKYAMPLVLLGLFFAIYHNLLYFGIVPETLAPCSQGVSCTSDYINWFGFITIQFLSLVAFALIFVTLIFIRRLLPR, encoded by the coding sequence ATGAATCAAATACAAAAGTCGTCAAACACACTTTTTACACTGCTTTTTTTTGCATGGATCGTTTCGATGGTCGCAACACTTGGAAGCCTTTTTTTCAGTGAAGTCATGATGTTTCCACCCTGTGTGATGTGTTGGTATCAACGCATTTGCATGTACCCATTAGCGATTCTTTTTCTCGTCGCACTTTTTTGTAACGATAAAAATGTGTTTAAATACGCAATGCCACTTGTGCTTCTAGGACTTTTCTTTGCCATTTACCACAATTTGCTCTACTTTGGCATCGTGCCAGAGACGCTCGCTCCGTGTTCTCAAGGTGTTTCATGTACGAGTGATTATATCAACTGGTTTGGATTTATCACGATTCAATTTCTCTCACTGGTCGCATTTGCACTTATTTTTGTTACTTTAATTTTCATTAGACGTCTTCTGCCTCGTTAG
- a CDS encoding metallophosphoesterase family protein: MIKSFLGLIIALSLYGGAHIVILGDPHIPGKRLDNKEQVLEQINQWNDVDSVVAMGDLCSQTGTQEEYEQVQAYFFKLTKPLYVITGNHDFIYADTLDANGKLQHASREIQEAKLMRFQTIFNLSKLYYSVIKEHYLLLFLSADASSHLAELSPEQLEWFENELKTHPTMPTIVFFHAPLDHTLESYNHWANTPNFIAQPKEKLHQIIIHNPQLFLWVSGHTHTSAKEPSFASALNRYEQVTNVHNSDMNKETIWSNSLYLEEDFVRITTYDHHQNRWLDALERVIAKPKI; encoded by the coding sequence ATGATCAAGTCTTTTTTAGGACTTATCATCGCCCTAAGCCTTTACGGAGGAGCGCACATTGTTATACTTGGCGATCCGCATATTCCAGGAAAACGCCTCGATAACAAAGAACAGGTTTTAGAGCAGATCAACCAGTGGAACGATGTTGACAGTGTTGTAGCCATGGGCGATCTCTGCTCGCAAACAGGCACGCAGGAGGAGTATGAACAGGTTCAGGCTTATTTTTTCAAACTTACAAAACCTCTTTATGTCATTACAGGCAATCATGATTTTATCTATGCCGATACACTCGATGCCAATGGTAAACTCCAACACGCATCTCGTGAGATTCAAGAGGCAAAACTCATGCGATTTCAAACCATATTTAACCTTTCAAAGCTTTATTACAGCGTGATTAAAGAGCATTATTTGCTTCTATTCCTCTCAGCCGATGCTTCTTCGCATTTAGCGGAACTCTCCCCTGAACAGCTTGAATGGTTTGAAAATGAGCTGAAAACCCATCCAACAATGCCAACGATTGTCTTTTTTCATGCACCACTTGATCATACATTGGAGAGTTACAACCATTGGGCCAATACACCCAATTTTATCGCACAGCCCAAAGAGAAATTACACCAGATTATCATCCATAATCCCCAACTTTTTTTATGGGTCAGTGGACACACGCACACATCTGCCAAAGAGCCGAGTTTTGCTTCTGCCTTAAATCGTTACGAGCAGGTCACCAACGTCCACAATAGCGATATGAACAAAGAGACAATTTGGAGCAATTCTTTGTATTTAGAAGAGGATTTTGTGCGCATTACAACGTACGATCATCACCAAAATAGATGGTTGGATGCGCTTGAACGCGTTATCGCTAAACCAAAAATTTAG
- a CDS encoding NlpC/P60 family protein → MRLYLVALCACAFLLSGCAQKEFTQNAPELPQVKDDTPKRQEIIKTALKYQGKPNGGDCSGFVSLVNKESTQPFFSTAELNDYFEDARRSLAIYNLLEDQKRLYHEKPKEGDLIFFANTIKKYAKAKKSVDNITHIGIITKIDPDETVHFIHHTKGKNLISQMNLNYPTVMMNDTKVVNSYMEKCPKDEGHKCLAPAYFSAYGSIK, encoded by the coding sequence ATGAGACTGTATCTAGTGGCACTGTGTGCCTGCGCATTTTTACTGAGCGGTTGTGCTCAAAAAGAGTTCACACAAAACGCTCCTGAACTTCCACAGGTTAAAGACGATACACCCAAACGCCAAGAGATCATCAAAACCGCGCTTAAATACCAAGGCAAACCCAACGGTGGCGACTGTTCAGGCTTTGTAAGCTTAGTCAATAAAGAGAGCACGCAGCCCTTCTTTAGCACAGCAGAGCTCAATGATTATTTTGAAGATGCAAGACGTTCGCTTGCGATCTACAATCTTTTAGAAGATCAAAAGCGCCTCTACCACGAAAAACCCAAAGAGGGAGACCTGATCTTTTTTGCCAATACGATTAAGAAGTATGCCAAGGCGAAAAAAAGCGTCGATAATATCACCCATATCGGTATCATCACGAAAATCGACCCTGATGAAACCGTCCATTTTATTCACCATACCAAAGGAAAAAATTTGATTAGCCAAATGAATCTTAACTATCCAACGGTCATGATGAACGACACAAAAGTCGTCAACTCCTACATGGAAAAATGCCCCAAAGATGAAGGGCATAAATGTTTAGCACCTGCTTATTTTAGCGCGTATGGGAGCATCAAATGA
- a CDS encoding KUP/HAK/KT family potassium transporter codes for MTLRERIKNEMMVIKALGVVYGDIGTSPIYTLAVIFLIVPPMVESILGILSFVFWALIVLVTIQYAWLATSLSEKGEGGTVVLVQILTPYLQNTRMAAIVSVLGFLGLSLMIGDGVITPAISILSAVEGVLLIPHYEETPRIYLLIFASVIALVLFIVQKRGIEKVASAFGPVMVIWFLTLGGVGLWYIIQESSILEAMNPLYAINFAMKFPLITFILLADIVLATTGGEALYADMGHLGRLPILKGWIFAFVALVLSYYGQGAFLLTHPECTGSPLFEMMQEFAPQFFIPFLILTIIATIIASQAMISGIFSVLYQAMTTRIFPHFRVEYTSHELRSQIYVGSVNWFLFGCVIIMLFVFQESGKLAAAYGLAVSGAMSITGTLMVIIFAYRRSWIKMVFALLSGTTSFVFFTSCLLKIPHGGYWSLLIASVPLGLIILYTEGQKRLYSSFLSVDKDEFLKEYKVHYTQESHIEGTALFFARKKENIPAYIPKTMFQNGIIYERNVIVKMKPTSEPLGVECEFSNLAPGLSLLVIFVGYMEVFNMEEILKSQNINERTIFYGDEEIVSHSLWWKLYAFIKDMSPSFVSFYNFPSEKLIGVSRRAEI; via the coding sequence ATGACATTACGCGAACGCATTAAAAATGAGATGATGGTTATTAAAGCATTGGGTGTTGTTTATGGTGATATTGGAACGAGTCCTATTTATACATTAGCTGTAATTTTTTTAATCGTACCTCCGATGGTAGAGAGTATTTTAGGTATTTTGTCTTTTGTCTTTTGGGCACTCATTGTTTTAGTAACGATTCAATACGCTTGGCTTGCTACGAGTTTGAGTGAAAAAGGTGAGGGTGGAACGGTCGTTTTAGTTCAGATTTTAACCCCGTATCTTCAAAATACGCGGATGGCTGCGATTGTGTCCGTTTTAGGCTTTTTGGGACTCTCTTTGATGATTGGCGATGGTGTTATTACGCCTGCTATTAGTATTTTAAGTGCGGTGGAAGGCGTTTTACTGATTCCTCACTACGAAGAGACGCCACGTATCTATCTTCTCATTTTTGCTTCAGTGATTGCTTTGGTACTCTTCATTGTTCAAAAAAGAGGTATTGAAAAAGTTGCCTCTGCTTTTGGCCCTGTGATGGTCATTTGGTTTTTAACCCTTGGGGGTGTAGGGCTTTGGTACATTATACAAGAGAGTAGTATTTTAGAGGCAATGAACCCACTCTACGCGATCAATTTTGCGATGAAATTTCCTCTGATTACCTTTATTTTATTAGCCGATATTGTCCTTGCGACAACGGGTGGTGAAGCGTTGTATGCCGATATGGGGCATTTAGGAAGGCTTCCTATCTTGAAAGGGTGGATTTTTGCTTTTGTAGCGTTGGTGCTCAGTTATTACGGGCAAGGTGCTTTTTTATTGACTCACCCCGAATGTACAGGTAGCCCTCTCTTTGAAATGATGCAAGAGTTTGCACCACAGTTTTTTATTCCCTTTTTAATTTTAACGATTATTGCGACGATTATTGCTTCTCAAGCGATGATTAGCGGTATTTTCTCTGTACTGTATCAAGCGATGACAACACGTATTTTCCCCCATTTTAGGGTTGAATACACGTCACATGAACTTCGCTCTCAAATCTATGTGGGCTCCGTGAATTGGTTTTTATTTGGCTGTGTGATCATCATGCTCTTTGTCTTTCAAGAATCAGGCAAGCTTGCCGCGGCATATGGACTTGCCGTATCAGGAGCCATGAGCATCACAGGAACGTTAATGGTCATCATTTTTGCGTATCGCAGGTCATGGATCAAAATGGTGTTTGCTCTTCTCTCAGGCACGACCAGTTTTGTCTTTTTTACGTCATGTCTTTTAAAAATTCCGCATGGTGGATACTGGTCGCTTTTGATTGCTTCGGTGCCTTTGGGGTTGATTATTTTATACACGGAAGGGCAAAAACGTCTTTACTCTTCGTTTTTATCGGTCGATAAAGATGAGTTTTTAAAAGAGTACAAAGTGCATTACACCCAAGAGTCTCACATCGAAGGTACCGCACTCTTTTTTGCTCGTAAAAAAGAGAATATTCCTGCTTACATTCCAAAGACGATGTTTCAAAACGGCATTATTTATGAGCGCAACGTGATTGTTAAAATGAAGCCAACGAGTGAGCCTTTAGGGGTTGAATGCGAGTTTTCAAACCTCGCTCCGGGTCTTTCGTTATTGGTCATTTTTGTAGGCTATATGGAAGTGTTCAATATGGAAGAGATTTTAAAAAGTCAAAACATCAATGAGCGAACCATTTTTTACGGCGATGAAGAGATCGTTTCGCACTCTCTTTGGTGGAAACTCTATGCGTTTATTAAAGATATGTCACCTAGTTTTGTCAGTTTTTATAACTTCCCAAGTGAAAAACTGATCGGTGTTTCAAGACGAGCAGAGATCTAA
- a CDS encoding MalY/PatB family protein: MFNFDEIVDRTQTPCEKWDKYKNQDIIPAWVADMDFKSPPCVIDALQKRVAEGVFGYTGIDDETYDAIIAFLKRHYNWEIKKEWILFTHGVVSSMNVACMAVEGQSVMTTTPVYPHFIKAPKHAGKEVLAIAMKEENNRWVLDFEAMERAITPTCKLFMLCNPYNPAGTVFTCKELERLGAFCLKHDLTICSDEIHADLLLNSEAKHIPFATLSEALAQKSITLMAPSKTFNIAGLQASFAVIPNAELRKRFQKTMGSMVGGINLLGITALKAAYLEGDTWLAELRVYLAENLKMVQDFVARNPKLKLLDQEATFLAWIDASALHVKSPYAFFLDFGVGLSDGEPFGNQNFIRLNFGTQKSVLEEILNRMQKAMDSL, translated from the coding sequence ATGTTTAATTTCGATGAAATCGTAGATAGAACCCAAACACCTTGCGAGAAATGGGACAAATACAAAAACCAAGACATCATTCCAGCTTGGGTTGCCGATATGGATTTCAAATCGCCTCCGTGTGTGATAGACGCTCTTCAAAAAAGAGTCGCTGAGGGTGTTTTTGGTTATACCGGAATTGATGATGAAACCTATGATGCGATCATTGCCTTTTTGAAACGCCATTACAACTGGGAAATCAAAAAAGAGTGGATTTTATTTACGCATGGCGTTGTCAGCAGTATGAATGTCGCGTGCATGGCGGTGGAGGGGCAAAGTGTGATGACCACAACACCCGTTTATCCCCATTTTATCAAAGCACCTAAACATGCGGGCAAAGAGGTTTTAGCCATTGCGATGAAAGAGGAAAACAACCGCTGGGTGCTCGACTTTGAAGCGATGGAGAGAGCTATAACGCCTACATGTAAACTCTTTATGCTTTGCAATCCTTACAATCCAGCAGGAACGGTCTTTACATGTAAAGAGTTGGAGAGACTTGGCGCTTTTTGTTTAAAACACGACCTGACCATCTGTTCGGACGAGATTCATGCCGATCTGCTTTTGAATTCAGAGGCGAAACATATTCCATTTGCAACGCTCAGTGAAGCGCTTGCCCAAAAGAGCATCACGCTGATGGCACCGAGTAAAACCTTTAACATTGCGGGGCTTCAAGCCTCTTTTGCGGTTATTCCCAACGCGGAACTTCGAAAACGTTTTCAAAAGACGATGGGAAGCATGGTTGGAGGTATTAATCTTTTGGGCATTACCGCACTCAAAGCGGCGTACCTTGAAGGCGATACGTGGCTGGCGGAGCTTCGTGTCTATTTGGCTGAAAATCTTAAAATGGTTCAAGACTTTGTCGCGCGCAATCCTAAGCTTAAACTCTTAGATCAAGAAGCAACTTTTCTCGCGTGGATCGATGCAAGCGCTTTACATGTAAAGAGTCCATACGCATTTTTTCTTGACTTTGGTGTAGGGTTAAGTGATGGTGAACCGTTTGGCAACCAAAACTTTATACGCCTCAATTTCGGAACTCAAAAAAGTGTTTTAGAAGAAATTTTAAATCGCATGCAAAAGGCGATGGATAGCCTATGA
- a CDS encoding acyl-CoA thioesterase: MLTTPFEKHTLSMSVLMTPDKANFSGNVHGGDLLKLLDQVAYACAARYCGGYVVTMSVDQVIFKQAIPVGMLVTFLASVNFTGKTSMEVGIKVIAENIQKGIATHTNSCFFTMVAVDDKGRPTPVPPLMPETDVEKRRYHDGKRRRDIRLHGYNEITPQN; the protein is encoded by the coding sequence ATGCTAACAACCCCTTTTGAGAAGCACACCCTAAGTATGTCGGTGTTAATGACACCCGATAAAGCCAATTTTTCGGGCAATGTGCATGGAGGAGACCTGTTAAAGCTTCTCGATCAAGTGGCTTATGCCTGTGCTGCACGTTATTGTGGAGGGTACGTTGTGACGATGTCGGTGGATCAGGTCATTTTCAAACAAGCGATTCCTGTGGGCATGCTGGTCACATTTTTAGCCAGTGTGAATTTTACGGGTAAAACATCGATGGAAGTGGGCATTAAAGTCATTGCGGAAAATATTCAAAAAGGGATTGCAACGCATACGAACAGCTGTTTTTTCACGATGGTAGCGGTGGACGATAAAGGAAGACCCACACCCGTTCCTCCTTTAATGCCCGAAACCGATGTGGAAAAGAGGCGTTACCATGATGGCAAACGTCGTCGCGACATCAGACTTCATGGCTACAATGAGATTACACCCCAAAATTAG
- the purH gene encoding bifunctional phosphoribosylaminoimidazolecarboxamide formyltransferase/IMP cyclohydrolase — translation MRALISVSDKTGIVEFAKDLEALGFEIISTGGTYKLLNEEGVKALEISEVTKFPEMFDGRVKTLNPMIHGGILHRRDLPLHVKLAKEHGIEGIDLVCVNLYPFKETIAKTEDFDEIIENIDIGGPAMVRSAAKNFNDVLIVTDVLDYDNVIEALKLGKNTLEFRRDLMIKAFEHTGAYDSMIANYMNKRFNNGFGEKQFIVGTKAFDTRYGENPHQKGSLYEFDYFFSNNFKTLKGEASFNNMTDINGAVKIAASFGDAPAVCIIKHANPCGFAIGGDLVDSYVKALKCDPVSAYGGVVAINGTLNKALAEKINEIFVEVIIAANVDDDALHVFDAKKRIKIFTQESKYLVLSEDAYDFKHVDGGFVFQESDRVNDDEIKNAKCLTKRTASKQELSDLEIAYKVASLTKSNCVVYVKDSSMVAIGMGMTSRVDAAKAALRKAEEMGIDVSGAALASEAFFPFRDSIDAAAAAGVKAIIEPGGSIRDEDVIAAANEHGMALYFTGVRHFLH, via the coding sequence GTGAGAGCGTTAATTAGTGTCAGCGATAAAACGGGGATTGTCGAGTTTGCTAAGGATTTGGAGGCGTTGGGTTTTGAGATCATTTCAACGGGTGGAACCTATAAACTTTTAAACGAAGAGGGTGTGAAAGCTTTGGAGATCAGCGAAGTGACCAAGTTCCCTGAGATGTTTGACGGACGTGTGAAAACGCTCAACCCAATGATCCACGGAGGCATTTTACATCGTAGGGATTTACCTTTACATGTAAAGCTTGCTAAAGAGCATGGCATTGAAGGAATCGACCTTGTATGTGTCAATCTGTATCCGTTTAAAGAGACGATTGCTAAGACCGAAGATTTTGATGAAATCATTGAAAATATTGACATCGGCGGTCCTGCTATGGTGCGCAGTGCGGCAAAAAACTTTAACGATGTTCTGATCGTGACCGATGTTTTGGATTATGATAACGTAATTGAAGCGCTAAAATTGGGCAAAAATACATTAGAATTTAGACGAGATTTGATGATCAAAGCATTCGAGCACACCGGTGCATATGACAGCATGATCGCCAACTACATGAACAAGCGTTTTAACAACGGTTTTGGTGAGAAACAGTTCATCGTTGGAACCAAAGCGTTCGATACCCGTTATGGTGAGAACCCACACCAAAAGGGTTCATTGTACGAGTTTGACTACTTCTTTAGTAACAACTTCAAAACCCTTAAAGGCGAAGCCAGTTTTAACAATATGACCGACATCAACGGCGCTGTTAAAATCGCCGCTTCCTTTGGTGATGCTCCAGCGGTGTGTATCATCAAACACGCCAATCCGTGTGGGTTTGCGATTGGTGGCGATCTGGTGGATAGCTATGTTAAAGCGCTAAAATGTGATCCTGTTTCTGCGTATGGCGGCGTTGTGGCGATCAATGGAACCTTGAACAAAGCCTTGGCTGAGAAAATCAATGAAATTTTCGTCGAAGTGATCATTGCTGCAAACGTGGATGATGATGCGTTGCATGTTTTTGATGCTAAAAAACGTATCAAAATCTTTACGCAAGAGAGCAAATACTTAGTGCTTAGCGAAGATGCGTATGACTTTAAACACGTCGATGGTGGTTTTGTGTTCCAAGAGAGCGACAGGGTGAATGATGATGAAATTAAAAATGCAAAATGCTTAACCAAACGAACGGCTTCCAAACAAGAGCTGAGCGATCTTGAAATTGCTTATAAAGTGGCAAGTCTAACCAAATCAAACTGTGTGGTCTATGTGAAAGACAGCTCAATGGTAGCGATTGGTATGGGAATGACCAGTCGTGTGGACGCCGCCAAAGCGGCACTTCGCAAAGCCGAAGAGATGGGCATTGATGTTAGTGGCGCAGCCTTAGCGAGTGAAGCGTTTTTCCCATTTCGTGATAGCATTGATGCTGCAGCTGCAGCGGGTGTTAAAGCGATCATTGAACCCGGTGGTAGTATTCGTGATGAGGATGTCATCGCTGCTGCCAATGAGCACGGTATGGCGCTTTATTTTACGGGTGTGAGACACTTTTTACATTAA